Genomic window (Planctomycetia bacterium):
GCGCAACTGGATCAAGGTCAAGCCGCAACAGCTTTGGAAGCAACCGATCGGCGAGGGCTGGTCGTCGTTCGCCGTCTATGGCGAGCTCGCGGTCACGCAAGAACAGCGCGGCACTCAGGAATTCGTCGTCTGCTACCATTTGCTCACTGGCCAAGAACTTTGGAAGCACGCCGACGAAGGGCGTTTCTCCGAATTCATGGGGGGCGACGGTCCGCGCGCGACGCCGACCATCTTCGAAGACGGCGAACCCTTTGTCTGCACGCTCGGGGCAATGGGCGCCCTGAATTGCCTGCGCCTCGCGGATGGGAAGCCGCGCTGGCCGACGCGCAATATCCTGAAGGACGCCGAGGCCGACAATCTGCAATGGGCCATGGCCGGATCGCCGCTCGTCTATGACGACGTGATCGTCGCAAACCCCGGCGGCAAGAACGGAAACTCACTCGTCGCGTACGACCGCGCCACCGGCGAACGCAAATGGTCCGGCGGTGATTCACAGACCGCGTATTGTTCGCCGACGCTGATGACGCTTTGCGGACAACGGCAAGTGGTGATCGTCAATCAACTCAACGTCATCGGGCACAACGCCGAGACCGGCGAAGTCCTCTGGACCTACGACTGGCCCGGCAATCAACCGAAGGTCGCGCAGCCGGTGGCTGTGGGCAACGATCGCGTGTTCTGTTCGACCGGCTACGGCACCGGCTGCATGTTGTTGGAATTCAAAACCGACGCCGACGGCAAGTTCACGGTCGAAGACCTGTACGACGGCCGCAACAGCAACATGAAGACAAAGCTCTCCAACGTCGCCATTCACGACGGCTACGTGTACGGGCTCGACGACGGCATCATGGAATGCCTGGAGTTGGAAACCGGCGAGCGCAAATGGAAAAAGGGCCGCTTCGGCCACGGCCAATTGATCCTCGTCGGCGACGACATCCTCGTCCTGGCCGAAAACGGCGAACTATTGCTGCTCGAAGCCAATCCGGAAAAATACGTCGAACACGCCAAGATCCAAGCCATCACCGGCAAAACCTGGAACACGCCAGCTTTAGCGGGACCCTATCTCCTGGTCCGCAACGATCAGGAAGCGGCGTGTTACAAGCTCTTGCTTCTCGACGAACCACCGGTTGTTCCCACGGATTCATCGTCCAGCGAATAACCGGGGTTGCGCGCCGGCACAGCGACCCTAAGATTCCGCGCGCTGTCGTGTGTTCACGTACGGTCGAGGTACACAAAACAGGTCGCGCGATACGTAGCCCCAACCGGGGCGGCCGATAGGTGGCGTACCCACGAGAAACCATTTAGCCCCATCGGGGCGACACAAATTCGACGACGCCTTTGTGTCGCCCCGATGGGGCTAAGGCTTTCTTCCGCGCATGTTTTCCAGGGGTTTGCACCCCTGGCTACTATCGGCCGCCC
Coding sequences:
- a CDS encoding PQQ-binding-like beta-propeller repeat protein, producing the protein MSLATETISPGRRVNFIALAVIAILLAALYGGIQTALDDAAFQFLATAALVILGLFAGWLWLAFGAGLSDVARKRVLIAGGIAIASVAIFRAATLRRVGYTGNMRPIYAWRWEAAPNAAVVGAPTESAADATDIKPEWLQAPYRYPQFLGPNRHPVIEDITIGRNWIKVKPQQLWKQPIGEGWSSFAVYGELAVTQEQRGTQEFVVCYHLLTGQELWKHADEGRFSEFMGGDGPRATPTIFEDGEPFVCTLGAMGALNCLRLADGKPRWPTRNILKDAEADNLQWAMAGSPLVYDDVIVANPGGKNGNSLVAYDRATGERKWSGGDSQTAYCSPTLMTLCGQRQVVIVNQLNVIGHNAETGEVLWTYDWPGNQPKVAQPVAVGNDRVFCSTGYGTGCMLLEFKTDADGKFTVEDLYDGRNSNMKTKLSNVAIHDGYVYGLDDGIMECLELETGERKWKKGRFGHGQLILVGDDILVLAENGELLLLEANPEKYVEHAKIQAITGKTWNTPALAGPYLLVRNDQEAACYKLLLLDEPPVVPTDSSSSE